GGTGTGATGCCCCGCGCAGCGAGGTGTGGGGCGCGATACACAGCGATTCGGGGCGCGATGCCCCGCGCAGCGAGGTGTGGGGCGCGATACACAGCGATTCAGGGCGCGATGCCCCGCGCAGCGAGGTGTGGGGCGCGATACACAGCGATTCGGGGCGCGATGCCCCGCGCAGCGAGGTGTGGGGCGCGATACACAGCGATTCGGGGCGCGATGCCCCGCGCAGCGAGGTGTGGGGCGCGATACACAGCGATCCGGGGCGCGATGCCCCGCGCAGCGAGGTGTGGGGCGCGATACACAGCGATTCGGGGTGTGATGCCCCGCGCAGCGAGGTGTGGGGCGCGATACACAGCGATTCGGGGTGTGATGCCCCGCGCAGCGAGGTGTGGGGCGCGATACACAGCGATTCGGGGCGCGATGCCCCGCGCAGCGAGGTGTGGGGCGCGATGCCCCGCGCAGCGAGGTGTGGGGCGCGATGCCCCGCGCAGCGAGGTGTGGGGCGCGATGCCCTGCCCCCGGCTGAGCGACCCGGGCTGTGCCAGCCGGGGTGACCCACCCGCGGCAGGCGGGGCGTGGGCCGTGCCGCCGCGGCCACGCGTGCTCGGCCGGagccgggggggcggcggggagcggcggcatGGCGGGGGCTCGCTGCCTCTGGctgccctggctctgcctgCGGCTGCTGCCGGGCGCAGCCTTCAACCTGGACGCCACCAGCACCCTGCTGAAGGACGGCGACAAGGGCAGCCTCTTCGGCTTCGCCGTGGCTCTGcaccggcagctcagccccgaGCCCGCCGGCTGGTGAGTGCGGGGCTGCGGAGGGTGCGGGAGCCGCGGGGCCCCGCCGGACGGCCGCGTCGGTCCCGCGGATGCTGCCCCGGTGGGGTGTCCCTCGCTCCGTGCCCCCTCCTCGGGCCTGTGTCCCCCACCCCGACCCCCATCTCGTCCCTCCGCTCAGTCGGGGATCGGCAGCCCGGGGGTCCCCCCGcctcctgggggtccccccGCCTCCTGGGGGTTCCCCCGCCGCgcggggctccccccgccgcccgtcCCCCGGGGATGCTGGCGGGGGCGGCCCCTGCCCCCCACGGCTTCGGGGTGCCGAGAGTCCAACCGGGCGGGAGACCCGAGGGGACGGGGATGGGCGCCGGGACCCGCCGCCTGCGCTGCCCTTCTGAATTACTCAGCAGGagccgggggggggtgggggtgtcggggggtttggggggacgATCGGTGCCCCGAGAGCAATCTTGGGGTGCTCGAGTGGATggacccccccccggggcccccccccgggccgtgcccgccgcctcccccgcgCCCGCTCGCCGCTGAGCTGGCAAACGCCCACCCGCCGCATGCCAGGGCAGCCACCGGCCGCagccgcagcccccggccctgcGTCCTCCGTGGACCCCAGACCCTGTGGCCCCCCACATGGCACTTGTGGCccccggggggggctcgggCTGCTGGCGGGGGTCTCAGCGACGGGGACCCCTGGAGCGGGCGGGTGTCGGGGCGCTgccgcccgccgctgcccgcccccgTCCCCCCGGGCAGCCGCCGAAGGCACCCGGCCGCGGCAGCCGCCCTCTCCGCGTTCCTGGCGTCGGGAGGGGCGCTTTGGCTCCCCGGTGCCCCGGCTCCGGGGCAGGTGTTTGCAGAgccgccggcaccgcaccgGTGTCCCCCTGCCCGTCGCCTCCGGCCCCCGGCAGGGCTCGGGGACCGGTTTGGCCCCCCGGGCTCCTTACGACGGTGgcctggccctggcaccccgggcAGTGCCCGGCGCCCTGGCACAGGGTGCACTCCTGTGCCTCCCTCCGGCTCCCTCCTTTTTTGGGCATGTTGCTGCAGGGATATTTTGGGTGAATTCCAGTTTATTTTTACCGGCTCTGCCTCGCCGTCACCCCCCGGGGGCTCCCTCGCGTCCCGAGGCCACCGTCCCCCCCGGGGAGAGGGGCTAGGGGTGCCCACAGATGCCCCACTGCCACTGAGGGCGGCGCAGGGTGGGGGTCTGGATatgggggtcagggtgcccccAACCCTGCTGCACCaagggggagggggcagggagcaggcaggagcggGGGGTCCGGGTGTGTGTCACCTcccgcgccccctcccctgcccacacGTGCTCCGAGCTGCGGCTGAGGCCTGGGAACGGCGGCGCCGGGGGTGCAGCTGCTCGGCCGGGCGGGCTGGCACCGCGCTGGACGGGCACCGagccggcgcggccccggcgcGAAATCGGTGCGGGGGCGCGGGGACAGCTgcgcgggggtggcggggaCGGGGGCGCTCCgggtgggtgccggggggggggggatggcgGGACCGGGTGCGCAAATGCAGCCGCACACGTGTGCAAACCCAGCGTTGCACGTGCACGGCGGGGGGTcgcggggggctgccccccacGCCCTGACGGGGGGCTCCCCCCCgctgcaggctgctggtgggggCTCCCCAGGCGCCGGCGCTGCCCAGCCAAGGCGCCAACCGGACCGGGGGGCTCTTCGCCTGCCCGCTGACCCCCGAGCTCTCCGACTGCTGGCGGGTGCCCATCGACGAGGGAGGTGAGGTGCGCTCctggggcccccccccccccgcccccccagctccccaccctgggggtcctggcggggctgacgctgcccatccccaccAGCGGACCTGCAGCGGGAGAGCAAGGAGAACCAGTGGCTGGGGGTGAGCGTGAAGAGCCAAGGTGCCGGCGGCAAGATTGTGGTGAGCACCCgggaaggtgggggggggggtagggTGGCGAGGGCTGCGAGGGGGTCCCCCGGCACCGCCTgacgccccccaccccctcccacccccccagacCTGCGCCCACTTGTACGAGGCGCGACACCGGGTGCGGCAGCCCCTGGAGACGCGGGACGTGATCGGGCGCTGCTTCGTGCTGAGCCAGGACCTGCGGGTGCGGGACGAGCTGGACGGCGGCGAGTGGAAGTTCTGCGAGGGGCGGCCGCAGGGCCACGACCGCTTCGGCTCCTGCCAGCAGGGCCTGGCCGCCGCCTTCAGCCCCGACCACCATTACATCCTCTTCGGGGCCCCCGGCACCTACAACTGGAAAGGTGAGGGTGGGGGCGGCcggcttcccccccccccccccgccccggggccgagCGAGGGTGCGGGAGCGGGGGGCTGCGCGCGTGCCTGTGCGCGGGTTTGCGTGTGCACGCGTGTGGGTGCGTGTTCCTGCCTGGGCGGGCGTGCGCATGCCTGCACGATGGGTGTGCAAGCTGTGGGTGTGAGCACAGGCGTGTGAGCACGTGTGTGAGCGTGCTGTGGGTGTGAGCACGTGCGTGAGCGTGCTGTGGGTCTCATCACACGTGTGTGAGCGTGCTGTGGGTCTGATCACACCTGTGTGAGCACCTGTGTGAGCGTGCTGTGGGTCTGATCACACGTGTGTGAGCATGCTGCAGGTGTGAGCACGTGTGTGAGCGTGCTGTGAGTGTGAGCGCGTGTGAGTGCTGTGGGTCTCATCACATGTGTGTGAGTGTGCTGTGGGTGTGAGCACGTGCGTGAGTGTGCTGTGGGTGTGGGCACATGTGTGAGCGTGCTGTGGGTCTCATCACACGTGTGTGAGCATGTTGTGTGTGAGCACACGGGTTCCTCCACGTGgtatgagtgtgtgtgtgcacgcataTGGGGGTGTGCATGCAAGCATGTGTGTGCACGCGTGCGTACATGTGGGTGCATGTGGGTGTGAGCACAGGGGTGTGTTCATGCCGTGGGTGTGAGCACACAGGTGTGTGCGTGCTGTatgcgtgtgcatgtgtgcatgcatgtgggTGTGTACATACACGTAAGCGTGTGCGTATGCAGGCATGTTCACATACGTGTGCTGTGTGTACGTGAACACATGGGGGTATGTGCGCTGTGAGCGTGTACATGCGTGGGGGGTGCTCGTGTctgtgcacacgcgtgtgcgctGGTGCGACCGTGTGTTGGGATGCCCAGGCCCAGGGTGGGTCCGCCTGGCCAGCACGGTGCCCTACGGCAGCTCCGGCGCCCCTTgtccccaggcagcaggagggtccccaggggggtTGCCGGGGGGTCCCCTCGCCCCTCACCCCTCCTCGGTTCGGCAGGGAACCTGCGCGTGGAGCTGCTTAACCAGagctccctcgacctgctgcgCTACGACGACGGGCCCTACGAAGCCGGGGGCGAGAAGGACCAGGACCCCTCGCTCATCCCCGTGCCCGCCAACAGCTACTTCGGTACGGGCACGGCGGAGCCCGGGCGCggcggcacggcacggcacagGGGAcccccccaccggccccgccgcccggctccagcctgccctggccACGGTGCCCACCCTGACgcccctctctctttctctcccgCCCGGCCGTGGCGCAGGGCTGCTCTTTGTGACAAACATTGATAGCTCAGACCCCGACCAGCTGGTCTACAAAACCCCCGAGCCCAGCGAGAAGGTGCCCGGCGCGGCCGGCGACGTGGCCCAGAATAGCTACTTGGGTTCGTAAGCGCCGGCGGTGCCGGCGTCCCCGTGTGCCGGCGTCCCCGTGTGCCACCTTCCCCGGAGCCGTGTCCTGTGgtgtgtgtcccccctccccacccgtGTCtctggaggggagaggaaaggagagctCCCGCGGCCTCGGCCGGGCCCAGCGAGCACGTGTCCACACGCGTGTGCACACGTGTCCCCATGCACGCACGCACGCGCTGAGCACGCCGCCCTCGGCACCTCCCTGTACGCGCAGCGTCGCCCCCCCCTCCTCGTGCACGCACCGAGAGCACACCCCCCCTTTGCACCCCCTCTGCATGCGTGGCCCCCCTCCTCGTGCACACCCCCTTGCACACCCAGCCGTGCACACGTGTGGCTGCACACCTCCGCCCGCTCCCACCCGTCTTGGGTCCATCCCGTGCAGGCACGTGCCTGTGGCCGTCGCTCCCCACCCCGGGGGGGGTCCCAACCCCCCCCAGCCAGGGCTCCCCACGGGCAGCGCTCccttgtccccatccctgtctgcGTCCTGTGTCCTGTCGCTGTGGCGGGGGCACcgccaggctggggggggggtgtgcagAGCCCGGGCAGGGGGCACACAGAGCCTGGTGtggccccccccagcaccccactgtCCCCGTGCTCTTCCCTCTGGAGGTGGGGGTGCATGGGGGGTGCACGGTTCCCGCGGGGGGAGGCAGCggctgcagcctgctggggcctgcctgggggctgctggggggggggctcagggggctgcgtggctgctgggggggctggggaggggccAAGCACTGCAACCGCTGCACGTGGGGAAGGGGCTCCCAGCCCCCTGTCGTGGAGggggccctgctgctctctccaGGTGTGGGGGGGTTCCGGTCCCCATCTGGCTCTGCTCCGGGTCTTGCTGCTCGGGCCCCAAAATCTTGCCTTCTCTCCCCGAAGTCTTCCCTTCTGGCGACGCGGGGAGGGGCTGGTCCTTGCTCACCCCGGCAGCCTCTGCTCCCCCTTGGCTTCCCCTGGCCCAGAGCTGGCGAGGGGTCCCCGCAGTCCTGCCCCCCGCCTGCGGCCGCTGCGCCCGGGGCGCGCAGAGCCCCGCCATTCCCGCACCAAAGCACGAGGCTCCACGAGGGGAGACCTGGCCAcgcagggctgagcagagagagagagacggATGGACAGACGGACGGGCAGAtggcgggtggggggggctggggggggggctgggggctgggcaGACACCGataccttccccccccccccctcgcctCCGCAGGCTTCTCGGTGGACTCTGGCGCAGGGCTGACGCGGAGGCGGGAGCTGAGCTTCGTCACCGGAGCCCCCCGCGCCAACCACACCGGGGCCGTGGTCATCCTGCGCCGCGACAGCGCCAACCGCCTGGTGCCCGAGGCCGTGCTGCCGGGCCAGCAGCTCACCTCCGCCTTCGGCTACGCTGTCGCCGTGCTCGACCTCAACAGCGATGGGTGAgtttggggggacccccccggccGTGGCAGATTGGCACCCCCAGTCCTAGTGCCGGGGCATCGCCCGGGTTCGGCACCCGCGGCCGGGGGGATGATGGAGCCGTCGTCCCTGCAGCTGGATGGACCTGGTGGTGGGGGCCCCCCACTTTTTTGAGCGCAAGGAGGAGATTGGGGGGGCCGCCTATGTCTACATCAACCCGGCGGGGCGCTGGGACTCCGCCACCCCCCTCCGCCTCAACGGCACCCGCGGCTCCATGTTCGGCATCGCCCTCAGCACCGCCGGGGACCTCAACCAGGACGGCTTTGAGGGTGAGGGGTTTTGGGAGGGCTCGGGGAGAGGGGCTCTGGGGTCCTCATGGGCTGGGATGTGTCCCAGCCTGCATCCTGCTGCGGGGGCGGGATGGTGGCTCCCACAGAGGGTCCTGGGAGGGGTCTTGGGCCCCCCCCACTACCTGCCcttgctccccctccccagacctTGCTGTGGGAGCCCCCTTCGACGGCGCTGGCAAAGTCTACATCTACCACGGCAGCAACCTGGGCATTGTGGCAAAGCCGGCACAGGTgagggggtgcggggctgggggggtgcatTGCCCAtcgccccccccaccctgccggTTCCGGGTGTCACAGGCGTCTTGTCCCCAGGTCCTGGATGGGGAGGGCGTGGGGGTGACGGCCTTCGGCTACTCCCTCTCAGGGGGGCTGGATGTGGATGGGAACCTCTACCCCGACCTGCTCGTCGGCTCCCTCTCCGACTCCGTCGTGCTGTACAGGTGAGTGCCGTGGCCCCCAACtggggctgcccccacccctgggcACCCCCCACACCTGGGCTGCCCCCGTCCCCGAGCACCCCCACATCCCCGGGCACCCCCCGCCCCTGGGCACCCCCCACACCTGGGCTGCCCCCGTCCCCAGGCACCCCCCGTCCCTGGGCATCCCCATCGCAGGGCTCCCCTCAAACCCTCCCAGGGCATCCCCTGAACCAGGGTGTCCCTGGGCATAGTGGGGGGGTCCCATGCCAGGTCTGCACAAGGCTCGGTGTGCCctcggggggggtccccagcctGGTACCCCCTGTTTCTCCCCCATCAGGGCCCGGCCGGTCGTCCACGTCTCCAGGAACgtctccctgctcccccccaaCATCGACCTGGAGCAGAGCAACTGCCAGCACCAGGAGGGTGTCTGGTGGGTGCcacctgcctccccctccccatctcccctccCCGGGCACAAAGCCGGGGCACAGCGGGGGTGGGTGCCCCCGTCTCACCCCATGTCCCCGCAGCGTGGATGTCCGAGCCTGCTTCAGCTACACGGCCAGTCCCGCCAGCTACAGCCCCCGCCTCGGTGAGCGTggcggggacgggcagcggggTGGGGGACCTCGGGGCGAGTGGGACCGGGGAGGGACCCCGGCATCACACCCATCCCTCTCCCCCCAGTGCTGGAGTATGTGTTCGATGCCGACACGGACCGCCGGCGGCTGGGCCAGGCCCCCCGCGTCACCTTCCTCGGCCGCCGTCCATCGGACCCCGAGCACCAGTTCTCCAACACGGTGGAGCTGCCCCGGCAGCACGCCCGTGCCTGCGTCAAAGCCACCTTCCAGCTCCAGGTGGgtccccatcctcatcctcatcccgTCCTcatcccatcctcatcctcatcccgTCCTcatcccatcctcatcctcatccccgtcccccccctcgcccgcaGGACAGCATCCGTGACAAGCTGCGCCCCATCGCCGTCACCCTCGCCTACGGCATCCAGGGAGCCGGGGCCCCACGGCACAGCCGGGGGGCTGCGCGGCACAGCCGGGGGGCCGCCCTGCCGCCCCTGTCGCCCGtgctcagcccccagcagcccagcagccaccGCACCGAGGTGGGGACCCGGCCGcgttcccctcccctccccaggggtCCGGGGTGCCCCGTCCCATGCGGGGGCTGCCTGGAGTGTCCCCGTTGTCCCCGCCGTGTCCCCCCAGGTGCATTTCCTGAAGCAGGGCTGCGGGGACGACAAGATCTGCCAGAGCAACCTCCAGCTTCGTTTCCAGTTCTGCGCCCGCCTGGGGGATGCCGatttcctccccctgccccggtGAGGGGGGccggggtgctgcccccccgtgtccccaccccGCGGGGTGTTGGGGACGCCCCAGGGGTGCTCACGGCGGCTCTGCTCCCAGGGGGGCAGATGGCACCGCCATCTTCGCCATGAGCGACCAGAAGGACGTGGCCCTGGAGATCCACGTCACCAACCTGCCCTCGGACCCGGCGGAGCCGCAGCGGGACGGGGACGATGCCCACGAGGCCATGCTCACTGCCACCTTCCCCCCGGAGCTGCCCTACGCCGCCCTGCGCCCCTACGACGGCCGGGTGCCCTCGGTGCGGCGGGGGCCTGGCGGGGGGCAAGGGTGGGGTGCTCTGGAGGTGGTACcgagggtgctgggggcagagTGATGGGGTAGTCCTGTGGGTGCTGAGGGATGGGGAAAGTcctggggatgctggagggctgggggcagtcctgggggcgctggggctgCGGGATGGGGTCAGACCTGGGGCTGCTGAGGGTTGGggggtgccagcagcaggggCTCAGCTCTCTGCCCCCCAGGACAAGCCGGTGGTGTGCCTCGCCAACCAGAACGGCTCGCAGGTGGAGTGCGAGCTGGGGAACCCCATGAAACGCGGAGCCCAGGTGGGCACAGCTCCCcgttccccccagcccccagccctcggccccggccccagccctcacccctctgcccccaggtGCGgttcttcctcatcctcagcaCCCTGGGCATCACCATCCAGACCACGGACCTGGCGGTGGAGCTGGCCCTGTCCACGTGAGCCCCGGCGGGGTCGGGGGCCTTCGCGGCGGAGCCCCACGCTTGGCTCTGCGCGTGGGTGCATTTGCAGGGGGCGTTCGGGGTGATGCTCCCCTCTGACCCCCCCACCTGCCTCTCCCCAGGATCAGTGAGCAGCCGGGGCTGGAGCCGGTGGTGGCTCGCGCCCGCGTGGTCATCGAGCTGCCGCTCTCCGTGACGGGGTGAGTGAGGGCAAGGTGGGGGGTCCGGGAtgccccccccagggctgctctgacCCCCAGGTGTCCCCGCAGCGTGGCCGTGCCGCCCCGGCTCTTCTTCGGCGGGGTGGTGCGGGGGGAGAGCGCCATGCGGAGGGAGAGCCAGGTGGGCAGCGCCGTGCGCTTCGAGGTCACGGTGAGTCGCCCCGATGCCTCGTTCCCGCGGTGGGGGGACGGGGGTGTGCGTGGGATGCCGGGGGTCTCAGCCCCGCTGCTCCTCTTCCCCTGCCATGCTCCTGGGTGGGgttggctgtggggcagggggtccATGCTGCCCCGCTCACGCCGCTGTCTCGCCCCATCGGCAGGTCTCCAACCGGGGCCAGTCGCTGAAGACGCTGGGCTCGGCCTTCCTCACCCTCCTCTGGCCCCACGAGATCAGCAACGGGAAATGGCTGCTCTACCCCCTGCACCTGGAGCTGGCGGCTGCCCCGGGGCAGCGGGCGGCCTGCAGCCCCTCCGCCAACCCGCTGCGCCTGGCCCTGGTACCGCCGCGGGAGGGGGTGCGTCGGTGCCCGGGGGGGTCCGTGCCGCCCCCCTCCATGCCCGTCCTTCCCCCCTCCAGGAGCCGCCGGGGGAGGCTGACCCCACCGAGCCACCCACCTCGGGGTCCTGGTGGGTGCCGGCGCCCGCCGAGAGGAGGAGGAACGTCACGCTGGTgagcggggctggggagcgCCCGGTTCTGGGGTacccctgcagctggggtgcCCCCGGTCGTGGGGCGGGCAGCCGGGctgaccccccaccccatcccgcAGGACTGCGCCCAGGGCACCGCGCGCTGCCTGGCCTTCCACTGCCCGCTGCACAGCTTCGAGCGCGCCGCCGTGCTGACGGCCCGCGGGCGCCTCTGGAACAGCACCTTCCTGGAGGTaggaggggacggggacggcCCCCCGGGACAGGGATGGCcccctccctgggctggggagggggctcagccCACCCCGTGCCCCCACCGCAGGAGTACCTGGCGGTCACCTCGGTGGAGCTGATCGTGCGCGCCAGCGTCTCGGTGACGTCCTCCATCAAGAACCTGGTGCTGAAGGACGCCTCCACACAGGTCTGGCtccgccgcccccagcccccaacagtcccccggccccgctgccccctgaccgccctcccctcccccagatCCCCATCTCCATCTACCTGGACCCCGGCGCGGCGGTGGCCGGCGGCGTGCCCTGGTGGGTCATCCTGCTGGCCGTGCTGGCCGGCATCCTCGTGCTGGCCCTGCTTGTCTTCATCCTCTGGAAGGTGAGGGACGGGGACGGGGGCCCCGCGGCAAGATGTGTCCCCCTCCCTATGGCACAGGGTCCCCTGGACATGCCGTGTCATCCCAGCCGTGCCACAgcatgccatgccgtgccagCTCAGCCGTGCCACACTATGCCACGCCATGCTATGCCACCTGTGCCGTGCCGTGCTCTGCCATGCCGTGCCATCTCAGCTGTGCCACACTGTGCCACgccatgctgtgccatgccatgccacccgtgccgtgccgtgccgtgccaccCAGCCTGGCCTTGCCCGGCCTCACCCTCTCGCTTCCTCCCCAGTGCGGCTTCTTCAAGCGGAGCAGCCGAAAGTCCCGCTACGCCGCTAACTATTACCGGGCCCGCCTGGGCCTGCAGCCCTCCGCGGCGGAGAAGCAGGCGCCGGAGGGCGAGCGGTAACGCAGGGCTCTGCCGCCCCGGCGCCGGCGGGCAGCGAGCACGGGTGCGCAGGGGCGTGCGAGGGCTGGCGGCCGCCCTGCGCAGGTGTGCGAGGGCTGGCGGTGTGCCGCGGCGGAGGGACGAGGGTTTGCAGCGGCCGTGTGCGGGCGTGCGAGGGTTGGCAGGGTGGACGGACGAGGGGTTTGCAGTGTGGGCGTGCAAGGGTTTGCAGTGCCCAAGCCGGGGTGTGCAAGGGCTTGCAGTGTGCGTGTACGTGGGTTTGCAGTGCTGGCGCGCGGTGGTGCAAAAGTTTGCAGTGCCCGAACCGGGACGCGCGAGGGTTTGCAGTGCTGGCATGTGTTTGCACAAGTGCTGGTGCAAAGCGCACGCCCCTGCGCTTTTGGGGTGAGAACCAAGGCATGGGCAAGCGCCGGCACGAGCGCCCGTGCCGTGGAGTCACGGAGCCCTTCCCAAAGCCGGGGCGTCCCCGCGGGGCCCTGACTCGCGCCGGTCCCCCGCAGCTGGGCTTCTTCCGCCGGGCGCGCTACGCGCCGCCGGCCGTGCCGCAGTACCACGCCGTGAAGATCCCGCGGGAGGAGCGGCAGCAGTTCCGCGAGGAGAAGACGGGCACGATCCAGAGGAAGGAGTGGGCCGCCAACCTGAGCGAGGCCAGCAACAGCCACGTCGCCCCCAGCTCGGCGTAGCCCCCGGGGACGGCGCGGGGATGGCGGATGCAggaccctcctccccagccgtgccctggggaaGGACCCTCTGGCACCGCGTGTGGGGAGGCACACGTGTGTGCCGGCACACGCCTGCCTTAGCGGGGTGCGCGCGGGACTGCTCGTGCCGAGACGGACCCATCGGCCCCCCGGGGAGGGCTCGGCCCCACAGCGATGTTCAACCCAATAAAAGGAACAGCCCCTCCACAGAGACTCTGTCCCTTCCTCGCAGCCTGGGGCATGTCGGCCATGATGGGTGTGGCCGGGGAGCCGCCATGATGGGTGTGGCCGCGGAGCCGCCATGATGGGTGTGGCCTTTTCGATGGCCAGCGGGTGTCTGCGCTGCCGGGACCGGGACGAGCCCTGTCTGCCGGGGTAACGGGGCGCGCTCCCGTCCCCGCCCGGCGGGTTGGGCCCGGCAGCCCCGACCCACCGGCAACGGCGCCCCAGGAAGGAGTGGGCGCGGCCCTACCCTTAGTCAAGATGGCGGCGCCCTGAGCCAAGATGGCGCCGCGCTGCAGAGGCAGTGCGAAGCTTTTAAAATGGCGCCGCCCTCCGCGACTTCAGCGCGCTTGAGGTTAACGTCAGGTCGTCTTCCGGTGCATAACCGGAAGTGGCGCCGTCCATGGAGGCGTCCGGGCCGACACCGTCGCGGAGCGGCCGGAGCCTCCGCTCCCGGGGATGGTgaggccgcggcggcggcaccggagccggcaccggctgccctgggggggctgACCTGAGCCCTCCCCGAGCCGGGGGGGTTTGTCCGGGGGACCCCAgacccggcccggccccctCGTGTAATCCCCGGTGTCCCTCCGTGTCGCTCGGTGCCCCCAGCCTTTCCCCGTGTCCCTCGCTGCCTCCCGCgtccccccgtgaccccccacGCCCCCAATTTCACACCCCTTTCGTTCCCCCCGTGTCCTGCTTGTCCCCACCACGTCCCAGGACTCCCCCACAGGGTTGGGGTCCCCCTGGAAAAGCTGCACCCCCGAGTTGATGGGGGAACCCCACCTTCTCTCCCCCGCAGACGTGCCGCTCTCCGGACTGATGGCGTCGGGCGCGACGAGCCGCTCCGAGGACGAGGAGTCGCTGGCGGGGCAGAAGCGGGGCTCGGCCCAAGCCGCGGGCGCCATCCCCAAGCGCCGCAGCTCCTCCCGGTACGCCggggtgggagaggggggcgcggggctgaACCCTGCCCACCCGCTGCCTGCCTGCGGGAGGGCACCAGCACCTAGAGCCATCTCGTTTCTTCCAGCTTCATCAAGAGGAAGAAGTTTGACGATGAGCTGGTAGAGAGCAGCCTCGCCAAATCCTCCAGCCGGGCCAAGGGTGCTGGCGGGGTCGAGCCCGGGCGCTGCTCGGGCAGCGAGCCCTCCTCCAGTGAGAAGAAGAAGGTGAGGGGCTAGCGGGAACATCCAGGGGCTGGTCGCGGGTCTGGGGAGCTCAATGATTCCCCAAACTCCCGTCTCTGCCCACCCAGGTCTCCAAGTCTGTGTCTGCCCCCATTGCGCCCAGCCCAGTCCCGACCCCCGGCCTCGCCAAGCG
The Phalacrocorax carbo chromosome 27, bPhaCar2.1, whole genome shotgun sequence genome window above contains:
- the ITGA7 gene encoding integrin alpha-7 isoform X10 → MAGARCLWLPWLCLRLLPGAAFNLDATSTLLKDGDKGSLFGFAVALHRQLSPEPAGWLLVGAPQAPALPSQGANRTGGLFACPLTPELSDCWRVPIDEGADLQRESKENQWLGVSVKSQGAGGKIVTCAHLYEARHRVRQPLETRDVIGRCFVLSQDLRVRDELDGGEWKFCEGRPQGHDRFGSCQQGLAAAFSPDHHYILFGAPGTYNWKGLLFVTNIDSSDPDQLVYKTPEPSEKVPGAAGDVAQNSYLGFSVDSGAGLTRRRELSFVTGAPRANHTGAVVILRRDSANRLVPEAVLPGQQLTSAFGYAVAVLDLNSDGWMDLVVGAPHFFERKEEIGGAAYVYINPAGRWDSATPLRLNGTRGSMFGIALSTAGDLNQDGFEDLAVGAPFDGAGKVYIYHGSNLGIVAKPAQVLDGEGVGVTAFGYSLSGGLDVDGNLYPDLLVGSLSDSVVLYRARPVVHVSRNVSLLPPNIDLEQSNCQHQEGVCVDVRACFSYTASPASYSPRLVLEYVFDADTDRRRLGQAPRVTFLGRRPSDPEHQFSNTVELPRQHARACVKATFQLQDSIRDKLRPIAVTLAYGIQGAGAPRHSRGAARHSRGAALPPLSPVLSPQQPSSHRTEVHFLKQGCGDDKICQSNLQLRFQFCARLGDADFLPLPRGADGTAIFAMSDQKDVALEIHVTNLPSDPAEPQRDGDDAHEAMLTATFPPELPYAALRPYDGRVPSDKPVVCLANQNGSQVECELGNPMKRGAQVRFFLILSTLGITIQTTDLAVELALSTISEQPGLEPVVARARVVIELPLSVTGVAVPPRLFFGGVVRGESAMRRESQVGSAVRFEVTVSNRGQSLKTLGSAFLTLLWPHEISNGKWLLYPLHLELAAAPGQRAACSPSANPLRLALEPPGEADPTEPPTSGSWWVPAPAERRRNVTLDCAQGTARCLAFHCPLHSFERAAVLTARGRLWNSTFLEEYLAVTSVELIVRASVSVTSSIKNLVLKDASTQIPISIYLDPGAAVAGGVPWWVILLAVLAGILVLALLVFILWKLGFFRRARYAPPAVPQYHAVKIPREERQQFREEKTGTIQRKEWAANLSEASNSHVAPSSA
- the ITGA7 gene encoding integrin alpha-7 isoform X9, with product MAGARCLWLPWLCLRLLPGAAFNLDATSTLLKDGDKGSLFGFAVALHRQLSPEPAGWLLVGAPQAPALPSQGANRTGGLFACPLTPELSDCWRVPIDEGADLQRESKENQWLGVSVKSQGAGGKIVTCAHLYEARHRVRQPLETRDVIGRCFVLSQDLRVRDELDGGEWKFCEGRPQGHDRFGSCQQGLAAAFSPDHHYILFGAPGTYNWKGNLRVELLNQSSLDLLRYDDGPYEAGGEKDQDPSLIPVPANSYFGFSVDSGAGLTRRRELSFVTGAPRANHTGAVVILRRDSANRLVPEAVLPGQQLTSAFGYAVAVLDLNSDGWMDLVVGAPHFFERKEEIGGAAYVYINPAGRWDSATPLRLNGTRGSMFGIALSTAGDLNQDGFEDLAVGAPFDGAGKVYIYHGSNLGIVAKPAQVLDGEGVGVTAFGYSLSGGLDVDGNLYPDLLVGSLSDSVVLYRARPVVHVSRNVSLLPPNIDLEQSNCQHQEGVCVDVRACFSYTASPASYSPRLVLEYVFDADTDRRRLGQAPRVTFLGRRPSDPEHQFSNTVELPRQHARACVKATFQLQDSIRDKLRPIAVTLAYGIQGAGAPRHSRGAARHSRGAALPPLSPVLSPQQPSSHRTEVHFLKQGCGDDKICQSNLQLRFQFCARLGDADFLPLPRGADGTAIFAMSDQKDVALEIHVTNLPSDPAEPQRDGDDAHEAMLTATFPPELPYAALRPYDGRVPSDKPVVCLANQNGSQVECELGNPMKRGAQVRFFLILSTLGITIQTTDLAVELALSTISEQPGLEPVVARARVVIELPLSVTGVAVPPRLFFGGVVRGESAMRRESQVGSAVRFEVTVSNRGQSLKTLGSAFLTLLWPHEISNGKWLLYPLHLELAAAPGQRAACSPSANPLRLALEPPGEADPTEPPTSGSWWVPAPAERRRNVTLDCAQGTARCLAFHCPLHSFERAAVLTARGRLWNSTFLEEYLAVTSVELIVRASVSVTSSIKNLVLKDASTQIPISIYLDPGAAVAGGVPWWVILLAVLAGILVLALLVFILWKLGFFRRARYAPPAVPQYHAVKIPREERQQFREEKTGTIQRKEWAANLSEASNSHVAPSSA